The Gillisia sp. Hel_I_86 genome has a segment encoding these proteins:
- a CDS encoding N-acetylmuramoyl-L-alanine amidase, whose translation MRSKHLKNKDELRSILLHEKCHSKQYHSLDIMLIEVLMCFLWFNPFIWLFKKEIETNHEFLADSFVVNSGIDVNYYSTLIVNQSKSHISGIYSGFSLIKTKNRLNMLHQQKPSIFKNFLKISFAFILCTGIFVLSSSSPVKENKSFVVLIDPGHGGKDLGSLDEKTINLEIANQLIELSKSSNIRIVSTRDSDKFISLNDRVKMIDKIKPDLLLSLHCNASGNSEQKGVEGYYSPNNLYDKVSKSFIEILVQKQLENESDNGNIKSVNFIILRDPKVPSVLLELGFLTNNMDSERLRDKKQQKIIATRILDGLEQISSISK comes from the coding sequence TTGAGATCAAAACACCTAAAAAATAAGGATGAATTGAGATCTATATTGTTACATGAAAAATGTCATTCCAAACAGTATCATTCCTTAGATATTATGTTAATTGAAGTACTAATGTGTTTTTTATGGTTTAATCCATTCATTTGGTTATTTAAAAAGGAAATAGAGACAAATCATGAATTTTTGGCCGATTCATTTGTTGTGAATTCGGGAATAGATGTCAACTATTATTCAACTTTAATAGTAAATCAATCTAAAAGTCATATTTCAGGAATTTATAGTGGATTCAGTTTAATAAAAACCAAAAACCGTTTAAATATGTTACATCAACAGAAACCTTCAATTTTCAAAAACTTTCTTAAAATTAGTTTTGCTTTCATTCTTTGTACAGGTATTTTCGTCCTTAGCTCATCATCTCCGGTAAAAGAAAACAAATCGTTCGTGGTCTTAATTGATCCAGGTCATGGCGGCAAAGATCTTGGGAGTCTTGATGAAAAGACTATAAATTTAGAAATAGCAAATCAACTTATAGAATTGTCCAAAAGCAGTAACATTAGAATAGTTTCGACAAGAGATTCCGATAAATTTATATCTCTGAATGACAGAGTAAAAATGATAGATAAAATTAAGCCAGACTTGTTACTTAGTTTGCATTGTAATGCATCAGGAAATAGCGAACAAAAAGGGGTAGAAGGTTATTATTCACCAAATAATCTTTACGATAAAGTTTCGAAATCATTCATTGAAATTTTAGTTCAAAAACAGTTAGAAAATGAGAGTGACAATGGAAATATTAAATCTGTAAATTTTATAATACTTAGAGATCCTAAAGTTCCATCCGTACTTTTAGAATTAGGATTTCTTACTAATAATATGGACTCCGAAAGACTCCGCGATAAGAAACAGCAAAAAATAATAGCAACCAGAATATTGGATGGGCTAGAGCAAATAAGCTCAATATCAAAATAA
- a CDS encoding dihydrodipicolinate synthase family protein: MKLHWKGVMPAVTTKFTDDDQLDLKAFEKNIAAQLEAGVTGIILGGTLGEASTLNSEEKERLIDATLKMVKGKVPVIINIAEQSTEDAISVAKRAEKIGANGLMLLPPMRYKATDRETVEYFKEIARSTSLPIMIYNNPVDYKIEVTIEMFEELLAKCDNIEAVKESTRDISNITRLKNNFGDRIKILCGVDTLALESMVAGADGWVAGLVAAYPAETVAIYELVKAEKIKEALEIYRWFMPLLELDISPQLVQNIKLAEVATGLGTENVRPPRLPLEGLERERVLAIINDAMQNRPTLPDYKNLSLQQ, from the coding sequence ATGAAACTACATTGGAAAGGTGTAATGCCTGCTGTTACAACTAAATTTACTGATGATGATCAACTCGATCTTAAAGCATTCGAAAAAAACATCGCCGCTCAATTAGAGGCCGGAGTTACGGGAATTATTTTGGGAGGAACTTTGGGTGAGGCCAGTACCTTAAATTCAGAAGAAAAGGAAAGGCTAATAGACGCTACGCTTAAAATGGTTAAAGGTAAGGTGCCAGTAATAATAAATATTGCAGAACAAAGCACAGAAGATGCCATTTCAGTGGCAAAACGTGCAGAGAAAATAGGGGCTAATGGCTTAATGCTTCTACCTCCCATGCGATATAAAGCAACAGATAGGGAAACAGTTGAATATTTTAAAGAGATTGCAAGGAGCACCTCTCTCCCTATTATGATTTACAATAATCCCGTAGACTATAAAATTGAAGTTACCATCGAAATGTTTGAAGAATTACTAGCGAAATGTGATAATATTGAAGCAGTAAAGGAATCTACCCGTGACATTAGCAATATTACCAGACTAAAGAATAATTTTGGAGACCGAATTAAAATTTTATGCGGGGTAGATACTCTGGCTCTGGAGAGTATGGTTGCAGGAGCTGATGGATGGGTAGCCGGTTTAGTTGCGGCTTATCCTGCAGAGACTGTTGCAATTTATGAGCTAGTGAAGGCTGAAAAAATAAAAGAAGCATTGGAAATATACCGTTGGTTTATGCCTTTGTTGGAACTGGACATTTCTCCGCAACTGGTGCAGAATATTAAACTGGCCGAGGTGGCTACGGGCTTGGGAACCGAGAATGTACGGCCGCCCAGATTGCCATTAGAGGGTTTAGAGCGAGAACGTGTTCTGGCAATCATCAATGATGCTATGCAAAATAGACCGACTTTGCCAGATTATAAAAATTTAAGTTTACAGCAGTAA
- a CDS encoding BlaI/MecI/CopY family transcriptional regulator, which translates to MDIKQLNNTELEIMKYLWKIERGYLKDIVEEFPEPKPAYTTISTLVSRMVNKKYIGFEKNGRDKNYYPILKRNDYFKKHFKDIVSNFFNNSSSQFASFFTKNSDLTLEELKELEKILQDKISKKE; encoded by the coding sequence GTGGATATAAAACAGTTAAATAATACGGAACTTGAAATCATGAAATATCTCTGGAAAATTGAAAGAGGATATCTAAAAGATATAGTTGAAGAATTTCCAGAACCAAAACCAGCTTATACAACCATATCTACACTGGTAAGTAGAATGGTAAATAAAAAATATATTGGTTTTGAGAAAAATGGTAGGGATAAAAATTATTATCCAATTTTAAAGAGAAACGATTATTTCAAGAAACATTTTAAAGATATTGTTTCAAACTTTTTTAATAATTCCAGTTCTCAATTCGCATCATTTTTTACTAAAAATTCAGATCTAACGCTAGAAGAATTAAAGGAATTAGAAAAAATTCTTCAAGATAAAATATCTAAAAAAGAGTAA
- a CDS encoding LytR/AlgR family response regulator transcription factor yields MEILIIEDEPRAASQLQNMLKACNFDYQLLGIIDTVEDAVLWFQKNTTPDLIFMDIQLADGLSFEIFQKIEVPVPIIFTTAFDQYAIQAFKVNSVDYLLKPIQKDDLSSALDKFLKSSKPAVIDPSILKQLLGSIQAPPKREGLLVKEGSGLVQIKVSELLYCYSEDSITFGVTSNKRYIIDETMDELLGSLDQNTFYRINRGQIVSKTSIQKIEPYFNHRVKLSITNPRDLEFVVSRPKTSDFKEWMNK; encoded by the coding sequence ATGGAAATATTGATAATTGAAGATGAGCCTAGGGCAGCAAGCCAATTGCAAAACATGCTAAAAGCCTGTAATTTCGATTATCAATTATTGGGAATAATCGATACCGTCGAAGATGCCGTGCTATGGTTTCAAAAAAACACTACACCTGATTTGATTTTTATGGACATCCAACTGGCCGATGGATTGAGTTTTGAGATTTTTCAAAAAATAGAGGTACCAGTTCCGATTATATTTACAACGGCTTTCGATCAATATGCTATCCAAGCATTTAAAGTGAATAGTGTAGATTATTTGTTAAAACCCATTCAAAAAGATGATTTAAGCAGTGCTTTGGACAAATTCTTGAAGTCGAGTAAACCAGCTGTTATAGACCCTTCCATATTAAAACAATTACTTGGCAGTATACAGGCACCCCCTAAAAGAGAAGGCTTGTTGGTAAAAGAGGGAAGTGGGCTCGTACAAATCAAGGTTTCAGAACTGCTATATTGTTATTCTGAGGATAGCATCACTTTTGGCGTGACTTCAAATAAGCGCTATATTATCGATGAAACAATGGATGAATTATTAGGTTCATTAGATCAGAACACATTCTATAGAATCAATCGTGGACAAATCGTCTCTAAAACTTCCATTCAAAAAATCGAACCTTATTTTAATCATCGGGTTAAACTTTCAATTACCAATCCACGAGATCTAGAATTTGTGGTAAGCAGACCAAAAACCAGCGATTTTAAGGAATGGATGAATAAGTAA
- a CDS encoding serine hydrolase domain-containing protein encodes MDKPIYLFLLFTIMTFFQSCKEDIKLSQIKTYKGNDISIDALDDFLKIQMDSLGIPALSIAIINDGEIAYHNALGVSTTTTNQKVDENSIFSAASLAKSTTAFFVMRLSEKGIIDLDRPLYFYLPEKDLEIDQRYKNISAKMVLSHKTGFPNWRWFDKPPNNLEIDRGDFFMVDDPNSTFTYSGEAYAYLGRVIAHLNFVNMNELGDIFQKEVAEPLEMKHAYVVWDDYLYNNKVFGHIDGKALKKEGGGGLPYINSLMYGGLSTEANSYANFLTSIMKGKGLHPETYKEMLSPHTVIPSDNVNYTEDGITHWGLGFGIKPMKNDTIYRHGGSVKGAQSEYAFSVKKKYGYVFFVNCEKGNEFNENLEKFLEMENNNYEKKQGITSFSHDKAHFFSPNHL; translated from the coding sequence ATGGATAAACCTATCTACTTATTTTTATTGTTTACGATAATGACTTTTTTTCAATCTTGTAAAGAAGATATTAAATTGAGCCAAATCAAAACCTACAAAGGAAATGATATAAGTATTGATGCTTTAGATGATTTTTTAAAAATTCAAATGGACTCATTAGGTATTCCAGCCTTATCGATAGCCATCATTAACGACGGGGAAATAGCATATCATAATGCACTGGGGGTCTCTACCACAACTACTAATCAAAAAGTTGATGAAAACTCTATCTTTAGTGCCGCGTCCCTTGCTAAATCAACTACAGCTTTTTTTGTGATGAGATTAAGTGAAAAAGGAATTATTGATTTGGACAGACCATTGTATTTCTATCTTCCCGAAAAAGACTTAGAAATAGATCAGCGCTATAAAAATATTTCCGCAAAGATGGTGTTAAGCCATAAAACTGGCTTTCCAAATTGGCGTTGGTTTGATAAACCCCCAAATAATTTAGAAATAGATAGAGGCGATTTTTTCATGGTTGATGACCCAAACTCTACATTTACATATTCTGGGGAAGCATATGCATATTTAGGAAGAGTAATCGCCCATTTAAATTTTGTTAATATGAATGAATTAGGCGATATATTTCAAAAAGAAGTTGCTGAACCATTAGAAATGAAACACGCTTACGTTGTCTGGGATGATTACTTATACAATAATAAAGTATTTGGACATATTGACGGAAAAGCATTAAAAAAAGAAGGAGGAGGAGGTTTGCCATATATAAATTCATTGATGTATGGTGGGCTTAGTACCGAAGCAAATAGCTACGCTAATTTTTTAACTTCTATTATGAAAGGAAAAGGATTGCATCCTGAAACTTACAAGGAAATGCTAAGTCCACACACTGTGATTCCTAGCGATAATGTAAATTATACAGAAGATGGAATTACTCATTGGGGTTTAGGATTTGGTATAAAGCCAATGAAAAATGATACTATCTATCGCCACGGTGGCTCAGTTAAAGGTGCCCAGTCTGAATATGCATTTAGTGTTAAAAAAAAATATGGCTACGTATTCTTTGTCAATTGTGAAAAAGGGAATGAATTTAATGAGAATTTAGAGAAGTTTTTGGAAATGGAAAACAATAATTACGAGAAAAAACAGGGGATAACATCGTTTTCTCATGACAAAGCTCATTTCTTCTCCCCCAACCACTTGTAA
- a CDS encoding 4-hydroxyproline epimerase, whose amino-acid sequence MARKTFFCVDAHTCGNPVRVVAGGGPILIGETMSEKRQHFLREYDWIRKGLMFEPRGHDMMSGSILFPPTNPNNDVGVLFIETSGCLPMCGHGTIGTVTVMIEEGLITPKNPGTLKLETPAGIVNVGYVQEGKKVKSVKLINIKSYLAKENIEVSSNNLGLLKVDVAYGGNFYAIVEVQENFRGLEHYQPSELITWSREIRSKLNENNSFVHPEDKTINGLSHILWTGAVIDKNSTARNAVFYGDKAIDRSPCGTGTSARMAQWSAKGKLSKGDQFIHESIIGSKFIGRIEEETELDHKKAIIPSIEGWAVVTGYNTIIIDDDDPYAHGFQVL is encoded by the coding sequence ATGGCAAGAAAAACTTTTTTTTGTGTAGACGCTCATACCTGTGGCAATCCTGTGAGAGTTGTGGCAGGGGGTGGACCTATTTTGATTGGGGAAACCATGAGTGAGAAAAGGCAGCATTTTCTACGAGAATATGACTGGATAAGAAAAGGACTTATGTTTGAACCCCGCGGCCATGATATGATGAGTGGAAGTATTCTGTTTCCACCTACCAATCCTAATAATGATGTTGGGGTGCTCTTTATTGAAACCAGCGGCTGCCTTCCCATGTGTGGACATGGTACTATTGGTACGGTAACGGTCATGATAGAGGAAGGATTGATAACACCCAAGAACCCTGGTACCTTGAAATTGGAAACTCCTGCGGGAATTGTAAATGTTGGTTATGTGCAGGAGGGTAAAAAGGTAAAATCGGTAAAACTCATCAATATTAAATCCTATCTTGCAAAAGAAAATATTGAAGTTAGTAGTAATAACCTTGGATTATTAAAGGTAGATGTTGCTTACGGCGGAAATTTTTATGCTATAGTGGAGGTGCAGGAGAATTTTAGAGGACTGGAGCATTATCAACCAAGTGAGCTAATAACTTGGAGCAGGGAAATTAGAAGTAAATTAAATGAAAATAATTCTTTTGTCCATCCCGAAGATAAGACAATAAACGGACTGAGCCATATTCTATGGACTGGTGCTGTCATCGATAAAAATTCTACTGCTCGGAATGCTGTTTTTTATGGAGATAAAGCCATAGACCGTTCGCCATGCGGCACTGGAACCTCTGCGCGAATGGCACAGTGGTCTGCAAAAGGTAAACTTTCAAAAGGGGATCAGTTTATACATGAGAGTATTATTGGTAGTAAATTTATAGGTAGGATAGAAGAAGAAACAGAATTGGATCATAAAAAAGCCATTATCCCCAGTATTGAAGGCTGGGCCGTGGTTACCGGGTATAACACTATTATTATTGATGATGACGATCCGTATGCTCATGGATTTCAGGTTTTATAA
- a CDS encoding ABA4-like family protein, whose protein sequence is MTPTDVFSMVNKIAIPMWILMIFLSRWKVTRFLIDFKVIPIILSFVYAVYIIKSLQNGGQMDFGSLSAVMILFTEENAVLAGWVHYLAFDLLIGMWILDQNKELGVHQALIAPCLVLTFLFGPIGFLLFMIIKSIKLKNYDSHKHS, encoded by the coding sequence ATGACACCAACTGATGTCTTTTCGATGGTCAACAAGATAGCTATACCTATGTGGATCTTGATGATTTTCTTATCCAGATGGAAGGTTACTAGATTCTTGATTGATTTTAAAGTGATTCCTATAATTCTATCATTTGTTTATGCCGTTTATATTATTAAATCATTACAAAATGGTGGACAAATGGATTTTGGTAGTCTATCGGCTGTCATGATTTTATTTACTGAAGAAAATGCCGTCTTGGCGGGTTGGGTTCATTATCTGGCCTTTGACTTACTGATAGGTATGTGGATACTAGATCAGAATAAAGAATTAGGTGTTCATCAAGCACTGATAGCACCTTGTCTTGTATTAACCTTTCTGTTTGGCCCTATAGGCTTTCTCTTATTTATGATCATCAAATCGATAAAACTAAAAAATTATGATAGCCACAAACACAGCTAG
- a CDS encoding aldehyde dehydrogenase (NADP(+)) — protein sequence MITGKNYIGEELSATGSVIYKTIDPEANTENEFVFYEATKEEVNKAADKASKAFEVYKNKSANEKARFLEAIASEIEALGKELTNIYSKESALPEGRAKGECARTSSQLRSFSEMLKEGSWVETIISKAEGKPDIRRILTPLGPIAVFGASNFPFAFSTAGGDTASALAAGCPVIVKSHPLHAGTGEMVSRAILKAAKETGMPDGVFSNLNSSGIEVGQWLVKHSKIKAVGFTGSIKAGTALCKLAAEREEPIPVYAEMGSVNPVVILPSALKNNAEEWAEKYAGSITAGTGQFCTNPGLILGIKGEGFDRFVRVLGESLEKIEPTCMLHPNIKKQYETSTLELLSQKGFTKVGASSKEIKVNYARQQIIAVDGETFLKNKNFHKEVFGPFSVVVKCNDKKQLLENIRNLEGQLTGTILNSEEKELQDFAEIIDALKSRVGRLIFNGVPTGVEVCAAMTHGGPFPATSDSKFTSVGLTAVKRWVRPVSYQDWPNSILPKELKNENPLGISRNVNGKITKDSL from the coding sequence ATGATAACAGGAAAGAATTATATAGGAGAGGAGCTTTCGGCAACAGGAAGTGTTATCTATAAAACTATAGATCCGGAAGCAAATACGGAAAATGAATTTGTTTTTTACGAAGCAACAAAAGAGGAAGTAAATAAGGCGGCAGACAAAGCAAGTAAAGCTTTTGAAGTTTATAAAAACAAAAGTGCCAACGAAAAAGCCAGATTTTTAGAGGCCATCGCTTCAGAAATTGAAGCCCTCGGCAAGGAACTAACAAATATTTATTCCAAAGAATCCGCTCTGCCTGAAGGGCGGGCCAAAGGAGAATGTGCTAGGACATCCAGCCAGTTACGCTCTTTTTCAGAAATGCTCAAGGAAGGTTCCTGGGTAGAAACAATAATAAGTAAAGCAGAAGGAAAACCCGATATAAGAAGAATACTTACTCCCTTGGGACCGATAGCAGTATTTGGAGCGAGCAATTTTCCCTTCGCATTTTCAACAGCAGGAGGAGATACCGCAAGCGCACTTGCAGCCGGTTGCCCTGTAATTGTCAAATCTCATCCCTTACATGCAGGGACTGGTGAGATGGTATCACGAGCAATTTTGAAAGCTGCAAAAGAAACAGGAATGCCGGATGGAGTTTTCTCCAACTTAAATAGCAGCGGAATAGAAGTTGGCCAATGGCTAGTAAAACACTCGAAAATAAAAGCAGTGGGCTTCACAGGAAGTATTAAAGCGGGAACCGCCCTTTGCAAACTGGCAGCAGAGAGGGAAGAACCCATTCCTGTTTATGCTGAAATGGGAAGTGTAAATCCTGTGGTGATTTTACCTTCAGCTTTAAAAAATAATGCTGAAGAATGGGCGGAAAAATATGCCGGATCCATCACAGCGGGAACAGGGCAGTTTTGCACAAATCCGGGTTTGATCCTTGGGATTAAGGGTGAAGGTTTTGATAGGTTTGTAAGAGTTTTGGGAGAATCTTTAGAAAAAATAGAGCCCACATGTATGTTGCATCCAAATATCAAAAAGCAATACGAAACATCAACGTTAGAGCTTCTTTCGCAGAAAGGGTTTACTAAAGTTGGCGCTTCTTCCAAAGAAATAAAAGTAAATTATGCACGCCAACAGATAATCGCGGTTGATGGCGAGACCTTCTTGAAGAATAAAAACTTTCATAAAGAAGTGTTTGGACCCTTTTCAGTTGTTGTGAAATGTAATGATAAAAAGCAACTTTTGGAGAATATCAGGAACCTGGAAGGCCAGTTAACGGGTACAATTCTTAATTCCGAAGAAAAAGAGTTGCAGGATTTTGCCGAAATAATAGATGCTTTGAAGAGTAGGGTGGGGCGGTTAATTTTCAACGGAGTTCCAACCGGGGTAGAAGTATGTGCAGCAATGACTCACGGAGGACCATTTCCTGCAACTTCAGACAGCAAGTTTACCTCTGTAGGATTAACCGCTGTGAAAAGATGGGTGCGTCCGGTTTCCTATCAGGACTGGCCAAATTCCATTCTACCTAAGGAATTAAAGAATGAGAATCCTTTGGGGATTTCAAGAAATGTAAACGGAAAAATCACTAAAGACAGTTTATAA
- a CDS encoding AraC family transcriptional regulator → MKVFPFKIPKPELDALVYQEDHEIVFYNQLHQHEEIQISYIVKGSGSLIVGDSINYYKPNDILIIGENIPHVFRSDSSVISESIMYSLFFTRSSFGKDFFNISDLLELSSFFNESVYGMKLLSHQNEIIRYFQEMKMKNRIVRIASLLNILNLIILAEKEQLSSFVYRKKYTDAEGKRMNDVFQYAMDHFNESISLEEISQNANMSKNAFCRYFKNRTNKTFFQFLIEIRIENACKLLYKEKDLSVALISEFCGFHNIANFNRKFKELKHMTPSQYRSQF, encoded by the coding sequence TTGAAAGTATTTCCTTTTAAAATACCCAAACCCGAGTTAGATGCCCTTGTATACCAGGAGGATCATGAAATTGTCTTTTATAATCAACTACATCAACACGAAGAAATTCAAATAAGTTATATCGTTAAGGGATCTGGATCCTTAATAGTAGGCGATAGCATCAACTACTATAAACCAAATGACATCCTTATAATTGGGGAGAATATTCCACACGTTTTCAGAAGTGATTCTTCCGTCATTTCTGAATCTATTATGTATTCCTTATTTTTTACTAGGAGTTCATTTGGAAAGGATTTTTTTAATATTAGTGATCTACTTGAATTGAGTTCGTTTTTTAATGAATCCGTTTACGGAATGAAACTTTTATCTCACCAAAATGAGATTATAAGGTACTTTCAGGAAATGAAAATGAAAAATCGAATAGTACGTATTGCTTCCCTTTTAAATATCTTAAACCTAATTATACTAGCAGAAAAAGAGCAATTATCTTCTTTCGTTTATAGAAAAAAATATACAGATGCAGAGGGGAAAAGAATGAACGACGTTTTTCAATACGCTATGGATCATTTTAATGAATCTATTTCTTTAGAAGAAATTTCCCAAAATGCAAACATGAGTAAAAACGCGTTCTGCCGATATTTTAAAAACAGAACCAATAAAACATTTTTCCAATTCCTTATTGAAATACGAATTGAAAATGCCTGCAAATTGCTATATAAAGAAAAAGACCTATCTGTAGCATTAATTTCAGAATTTTGTGGTTTTCATAATATCGCAAATTTTAATAGAAAGTTCAAAGAATTAAAACATATGACTCCCTCTCAATATCGCTCTCAGTTTTAA
- a CDS encoding sensor histidine kinase, whose protein sequence is MLLNKEKRIKYLGFDDFWFVVIGILVLASIIFYTLSGTLENLSFFELFFSYLVSVLFTICDWFIIRTIIILLRKKYPSFKDDSKRLTLLFLAIVSTVLLVDFLGNRLMSFIFQQTSHNNSPKVILPIIIISVMTMAIYEAIYYHTRLKKSIKEEEQSKQAIVQAQLDALRNQAQPHFFFNTLNTLRDIIDQNSKEDAKEFVDNLSDVYRFLLESGNANLICLRDELKFARSYIHIQSERFGDNLKLIWDIPETSLDTMIVPMSLQLLLENAIKHNVISKAKPLIIHVVVEDNKLVVSNKMEAKSTQLPSTKVGLKNIQKRYTLISSKSIEINNNGNQFSVSLPLLKTSEQKYSYGNIDN, encoded by the coding sequence ATGCTGCTTAACAAAGAGAAACGTATAAAATATTTAGGGTTTGATGACTTCTGGTTTGTGGTCATTGGTATTTTGGTCCTTGCCTCTATAATCTTCTATACGCTTAGTGGAACCTTGGAGAACCTATCTTTTTTTGAATTGTTCTTTAGTTATTTGGTAAGCGTGCTTTTTACCATTTGTGATTGGTTTATAATTCGCACTATTATTATCCTCCTACGAAAAAAATACCCCAGTTTTAAAGATGATTCCAAACGTCTTACACTATTATTTCTTGCAATTGTCAGCACCGTTCTACTGGTCGACTTTTTAGGTAATAGGCTGATGTCTTTCATTTTTCAGCAAACCTCCCACAATAATTCACCCAAAGTAATTCTACCTATTATTATCATAAGTGTCATGACAATGGCCATTTATGAAGCTATTTATTACCACACTCGGCTCAAAAAATCAATAAAGGAAGAAGAACAATCAAAGCAGGCTATTGTGCAAGCTCAATTAGATGCACTTCGAAATCAGGCCCAACCACACTTTTTCTTTAATACCCTTAACACACTTCGAGATATCATCGATCAAAACTCCAAGGAGGATGCAAAAGAATTTGTAGATAACCTATCGGATGTGTATCGATTTTTATTGGAATCTGGAAACGCTAATCTGATTTGTCTCAGGGATGAATTAAAATTTGCACGATCCTACATTCATATACAATCTGAGCGGTTCGGGGATAACTTAAAATTGATTTGGGACATTCCTGAAACTTCTTTAGATACTATGATCGTACCCATGAGCCTACAACTTTTATTGGAAAATGCAATAAAACACAATGTGATCTCAAAAGCAAAACCGCTAATAATACATGTAGTTGTCGAGGATAATAAATTGGTCGTTAGCAATAAGATGGAAGCGAAATCTACCCAATTGCCATCCACGAAGGTCGGACTAAAAAATATCCAAAAAAGGTACACATTGATTTCCAGTAAATCAATCGAAATTAATAATAACGGAAATCAATTTTCTGTTTCCCTTCCATTATTAAAAACATCAGAACAAAAGTATAGCTATGGAAATATTGATAATTGA
- a CDS encoding NAD(P)/FAD-dependent oxidoreductase, protein MKKVVIIGGGIIGLFSAYYLVKNGCEVTVVDKGDLTTGASFINAGYLTPSHFISLASPGMINKGLKWMFNSASPFYIQPRLDIDFFKWAWAFKKSASVSNVEKAVPIIKEINLKSRDLYEEILTSGDFKFHYEKQGLLMAFVSQRGKEEELKMAERAVKEGLEAEIISGETLKKIQPVFSDKVMGAVHYKCDRHTTPNHFMNSLKDWLEDNGVHFELRQDVKDIVIENQNIVAIETEQNSFRADEFVLAAGSWTFDLAKKLGLNIPIQGGKGYSIDVNRTTGISMPAILVEAKVAVTPMDGFTRFAGTMEFSGNNSIIRKNRIETISKAVSSFYRNIEISSKEKKDSKCGLRPVSPDGLPFIGRTYKYTNLTVAAGHAMMGWSLGPITGKLVSEIIVGQKTSVNLQPFRIERF, encoded by the coding sequence TTGAAAAAAGTAGTTATAATAGGAGGTGGAATAATCGGTTTGTTTTCTGCTTATTACCTTGTGAAAAATGGTTGCGAAGTTACTGTAGTTGATAAAGGAGATCTTACAACCGGAGCCTCTTTTATCAATGCAGGGTATTTAACTCCAAGCCATTTTATTTCCTTGGCATCTCCCGGAATGATTAATAAAGGACTTAAATGGATGTTTAACAGTGCCAGCCCTTTTTATATTCAGCCTAGACTTGATATTGACTTCTTTAAATGGGCCTGGGCCTTTAAAAAATCTGCATCTGTATCTAATGTAGAAAAGGCTGTACCTATTATAAAGGAGATAAATCTCAAAAGCAGGGATTTATATGAAGAAATTTTGACTTCTGGTGATTTCAAATTTCACTATGAAAAGCAAGGACTTTTAATGGCATTTGTTTCCCAGAGGGGTAAAGAAGAAGAATTAAAAATGGCAGAACGTGCCGTAAAAGAAGGTCTGGAGGCTGAAATTATTTCTGGAGAAACTCTTAAAAAGATTCAGCCTGTATTTTCTGACAAAGTAATGGGGGCTGTACATTATAAGTGTGACAGGCATACCACCCCAAATCATTTTATGAATAGTTTAAAAGACTGGCTTGAGGATAATGGGGTACATTTTGAACTTAGGCAGGACGTGAAAGATATTGTGATTGAGAATCAAAATATTGTTGCTATAGAAACAGAACAGAATTCTTTTCGAGCTGATGAATTTGTACTTGCAGCGGGTAGCTGGACTTTTGATCTTGCAAAAAAATTAGGGCTTAACATTCCTATTCAGGGAGGTAAAGGCTATAGCATTGATGTAAACCGTACTACTGGAATCAGTATGCCGGCGATCTTGGTTGAAGCAAAAGTTGCCGTAACTCCTATGGATGGATTTACGCGTTTTGCAGGTACTATGGAGTTCTCCGGGAATAACTCTATCATTAGGAAAAATCGTATAGAAACAATCTCGAAAGCTGTAAGTTCATTTTATAGAAATATTGAAATTTCTTCAAAAGAAAAGAAAGACAGTAAGTGCGGACTTCGTCCCGTTTCTCCCGATGGTCTTCCGTTTATTGGTAGAACTTATAAATATACAAATCTTACTGTAGCGGCAGGTCATGCTATGATGGGTTGGAGCCTTGGTCCAATAACAGGCAAACTGGTTTCTGAAATTATAGTTGGGCAAAAGACTTCTGTAAACTTACAACCTTTCAGAATTGAAAGGTTTTAG